A section of the Clostridium sp. TW13 genome encodes:
- the rpsQ gene encoding 30S ribosomal protein S17 has product MERGLRKKRIGKVVSDKMDKTIVVAVETKVRHPLYGKTVNRTTKFKAHDENNEAHIGDRVTIMETRPLSKDKRWRLVEIVEKAK; this is encoded by the coding sequence ATGGAAAGAGGATTAAGAAAGAAGAGAATAGGCAAAGTTGTTTCAGATAAAATGGATAAAACAATAGTAGTAGCTGTTGAAACTAAGGTTAGACATCCACTATATGGTAAAACTGTTAACAGAACAACAAAGTTTAAAGCTCATGATGAAAATAATGAAGCTCATATTGGTGATAGAGTAACAATAATGGAAACAAGACCATTATCTAAAGATAAGAGATGGAGATTAGTTGAGATAGTTGAAAAGGCTAAATAG
- the rplN gene encoding 50S ribosomal protein L14, translating into MIQQQTLLKVGDNSGAKEIMCIRVLGGSKRKFGNIGDVIVASVKSATPGGVVKKGDVVKAVIVRSKRGLRRADGSYIKFDENAAVIIKDDKQPRGTRIFGPVARELRDKEFNKILSLAPEVL; encoded by the coding sequence ATGATACAACAACAAACCTTACTAAAAGTTGGAGATAATTCTGGAGCAAAAGAAATAATGTGCATCAGAGTATTAGGTGGTTCAAAAAGAAAGTTTGGTAATATTGGAGATGTGATCGTTGCTAGCGTTAAAAGTGCAACACCAGGTGGAGTTGTTAAAAAAGGTGACGTTGTAAAGGCAGTTATAGTAAGATCTAAAAGAGGATTAAGAAGAGCAGATGGTTCATACATCAAATTTGATGAAAATGCTGCTGTAATTATAAAAGATGATAAGCAACCAAGAGGAACTCGTATCTTCGGACCAGTTGCTAGGGAGCTAAGAGATAAGGAATTTAACAAAATATTATCATTAGCACCTGAAGTTCTATAA
- the rplX gene encoding 50S ribosomal protein L24, producing the protein MKKVHVRKNDTVVVISGKDKGKTGEVLKVYPKTGKVLVKGVNEVSRHKKPSRENMQGGIVKSEAAIYSSKVMLYCTKCKSATRIANKILEDGSKVRVCKKCGETF; encoded by the coding sequence TTGAAGAAGGTACACGTAAGAAAGAATGACACAGTAGTCGTAATCTCTGGTAAAGACAAAGGTAAGACTGGCGAAGTTTTAAAAGTATATCCTAAGACAGGAAAAGTTCTTGTTAAAGGAGTTAATGAAGTAAGCAGACACAAGAAACCAAGCAGAGAAAATATGCAAGGTGGAATTGTTAAGTCAGAAGCTGCTATATACAGTTCAAAAGTTATGCTATATTGCACAAAATGCAAAAGCGCTACAAGAATAGCTAATAAAATATTAGAAGACGGATCAAAAGTTAGAGTATGCAAAAAATGCGGAGAAACATTCTAA
- the rplE gene encoding 50S ribosomal protein L5: MIPRLQEKYENEVKQAMMDKFGYKNIMEVPKLEKIVINMGVGEAKDNSKVLESAVADLTLITGQKPILTRAKKSVANFKIRENMPLGCKVTLRKAKMYEFCDKLVSIALPRVRDFRGVSDKSFDGRGNYSLGIKEQLIFPEIEYDKIDKVRGMDIIFVTSANTDEEARELLRFLGMPFAHK, encoded by the coding sequence ATGATTCCAAGACTTCAAGAAAAGTATGAAAATGAAGTAAAACAAGCTATGATGGATAAGTTCGGATATAAGAACATTATGGAAGTTCCAAAGCTTGAAAAGATAGTTATAAACATGGGAGTAGGAGAAGCTAAAGATAATTCTAAGGTTCTAGAATCAGCTGTTGCTGATTTAACTTTAATAACAGGTCAAAAGCCAATATTAACTAGAGCTAAGAAATCTGTTGCTAACTTCAAAATAAGAGAAAATATGCCTTTAGGATGTAAAGTAACATTAAGAAAGGCTAAAATGTATGAATTCTGCGATAAACTAGTATCAATAGCTTTACCAAGAGTTAGAGATTTTAGAGGAGTTTCTGATAAATCATTTGATGGAAGAGGTAACTACTCACTAGGAATTAAGGAACAATTAATATTCCCAGAAATAGAATATGATAAGATAGACAAGGTTAGAGGTATGGACATTATCTTCGTTACAAGTGCTAACACTGACGAAGAAGCAAGAGAATTATTAAGATTCCTTGGAATGCCATTTGCTCATAAATAA